The following DNA comes from Noviherbaspirillum sp. L7-7A.
GATCAGGAAGGCGGCACGGCCCGAGAACAGATGGCAGGCAGCCCAGGCAGCGGCCACCACATACAGCACCACCAGCACCGCCAGCAGTTTTTCCTGCTTCTGCAATGCCTTGCAGGCGATGTCATAGACCAGCCAGCCCAGCACCAGGAAAGCGAGTGCGGCGACCACGGCGACCGTCGGGCTGATGTTGGCCACGTTCGGATCGATCAGAAATACCTTGGGGTTGAACAGGTAGAGCACCGAGAACAGTCCGAAGCCCGACAGCCAGGTGCTGTACGACTCCCAGTAAAACCAGTGCAGATCCTGCGGCAGCGTGGGCGGCGCGCCCAGGTATTTTTGCGGGTTGTAGAAGCCGCCGCCATGCACGGCCCACAATTCGCCGCCGACGCCTTTTTCCTTCAGCGCCGCGTCGATCGGCGCGCGCAGGCTGTTGTCGAGCCAGACGAAATAGAACGACGAACCGATCCACGCGATCGCCACGATCACATGCAGCCAGCGCAGCAGCAGATTGGCCCAGTCCAGCAGATAACCTTCCATGCTCTTGTCTCCTTGTGCCGCCGGCCTTAGCTGCCGCGATAGGTTGAATAGCTCCACGGGCTGGCCACCAGCGGCACGTGGTAATGGCGGCTGGCGTCGGCCACGCCGAAACGCAGCGTCACCACGTCCAGGAAAGGCGGCTGCGGCAGGTCGATGCCGAGGCCGGCGAAATAGGCGCCGAGCCCGAAGTCGAGCTCATAGATGCCGGCCTGAAACGCCGCGCCTTCCAGAAGCGGCGCATCGCAGCGGCCATCATCGTTGGTTTTTGTTGATAACAAATGCTGCCTATGATTGTTGACAATCTTGTACAGCGAAACTTGAATGTTTTGTCCCGGCCTGCCATGGGCGGTATCCAGGACGTGCGTCGTCAAGCGGCTCATTGATGCTCCATCATTGGGGTTTGGACTGATACCTGGGCGGGTATCACGAGTGGGCGGGACGTATCTCTGCTGGAGACTGCATTCACCCGGAGGGGGGTTAGACAAAATCGAAAATAAATTGTTGACAATCCTAGCCTCG
Coding sequences within:
- the uraH gene encoding hydroxyisourate hydrolase — encoded protein: MSRLTTHVLDTAHGRPGQNIQVSLYKIVNNHRQHLLSTKTNDDGRCDAPLLEGAAFQAGIYELDFGLGAYFAGLGIDLPQPPFLDVVTLRFGVADASRHYHVPLVASPWSYSTYRGS